One part of the Bacteroidetes bacterium SB0662_bin_6 genome encodes these proteins:
- a CDS encoding cysteine desulfurase — MNATGAIQDHIPEKFDPAEVRNLFPALAREVYGKPLVYLDNAASSQKPQAVIDRLVRYYSSEHSNVHRGVHLLSREATDAYEAARKRVVAFINAPSEPEVLYTRGTTEGINLVASSFGPLHVGKGDVVLVSHMEHHSNIVPWQMLCEAQGARVRAIPVSDTGEIIYEEFERLLSERVRLLAIAHVSNTLGTINPLKRMIRHAHDMGVPVVVDGAQAAPHMKIDVQELDCDFYAFSSHKMFGPTGIGILYAKAEHLETMPPWQGGGDMIETVAFEKTTYNDPPHKFEAGTPNIADVLGFASAIDFLEGVGQNRVAAYEQDLLAYATERLSEIEGVRLIGTATDKASVLSFLIGDIHPYDAGTILDRLGIAVRTGHHCTQPLMRRFDIPGTVRASFALYNTFDEVDALAAGVRRVKEMLG, encoded by the coding sequence ATGAATGCCACCGGCGCAATACAAGACCATATCCCGGAAAAGTTCGACCCGGCGGAGGTGCGCAACCTGTTCCCGGCGCTCGCACGCGAAGTGTACGGGAAACCCCTTGTGTATCTGGATAACGCGGCCAGTTCACAGAAGCCCCAGGCTGTCATTGACCGGCTGGTCCGATACTATTCCTCGGAGCACAGTAACGTGCATCGCGGAGTACATCTCCTGAGCCGGGAAGCTACGGATGCATACGAAGCTGCTCGCAAGCGCGTCGTAGCGTTCATCAACGCCCCTTCCGAACCCGAAGTACTGTACACCCGGGGAACCACGGAAGGCATCAATCTCGTGGCATCCTCCTTCGGTCCCCTGCATGTCGGAAAAGGCGATGTGGTGCTGGTTTCGCACATGGAACATCATTCCAACATCGTTCCGTGGCAAATGCTCTGCGAGGCGCAGGGCGCCCGGGTACGGGCCATCCCCGTATCGGACACCGGCGAAATTATCTATGAGGAATTCGAGCGGCTGCTTTCCGAGCGGGTCCGTCTTCTGGCCATTGCCCATGTGTCAAATACTCTCGGAACCATCAATCCGCTGAAGCGCATGATCCGGCATGCGCACGACATGGGCGTGCCCGTAGTCGTTGACGGAGCGCAGGCGGCGCCGCACATGAAAATAGATGTGCAGGAACTCGACTGCGATTTCTATGCGTTTTCCTCACACAAGATGTTCGGTCCCACCGGTATCGGCATCCTTTATGCAAAAGCGGAACATCTGGAAACCATGCCCCCCTGGCAGGGCGGCGGCGATATGATCGAAACGGTCGCGTTCGAGAAAACGACGTACAACGACCCGCCGCACAAATTCGAGGCCGGCACACCGAACATCGCCGATGTGCTGGGATTCGCCTCGGCCATAGACTTTCTGGAAGGCGTGGGGCAAAACCGCGTGGCGGCATACGAACAGGACCTCCTCGCTTATGCGACCGAGCGGTTGTCGGAGATCGAAGGCGTTCGCCTGATCGGAACCGCAACGGACAAGGCGAGTGTGCTTTCTTTCCTGATCGGCGACATACACCCCTACGATGCAGGAACCATCCTGGACAGGTTGGGCATTGCCGTGCGAACGGGGCATCATTGCACGCAACCGCTGATGAGGCGGTTCGACATACCGGGTACGGTACGGGCTTCCTTTGCGTTGTACAATACTTTCGACGAAGTGGACGCGCTGGCCGCCGGCGTACGGCGCGTCAAGGAAATGCTTGGCTGA
- a CDS encoding SufE family protein translates to MVVNGTIRERAHDIVEEFGLFDDWMGKYEYLIEIGQALPPLDNRYKTEAHRIHGCQAQVWVRPEMKNGLVFYEGDSDALITKGLVALLIRVLSGQPPQEIVQADLEFLDEIGMKDHLSSTRRNGLASMVKQLKLFALAHTGSA, encoded by the coding sequence ATGGTGGTAAACGGAACGATTCGGGAACGCGCCCACGACATCGTGGAAGAGTTCGGGCTGTTCGACGACTGGATGGGGAAGTATGAATATCTCATCGAGATCGGCCAGGCACTGCCGCCGCTCGATAACCGGTATAAAACGGAAGCCCACCGGATTCATGGCTGTCAGGCCCAGGTATGGGTCCGTCCGGAGATGAAAAACGGCCTGGTCTTCTACGAAGGCGACAGCGATGCGCTCATTACGAAGGGCCTGGTGGCGTTATTGATCCGCGTACTGTCCGGCCAACCCCCACAGGAGATCGTCCAGGCCGACCTGGAGTTTCTCGACGAGATCGGGATGAAGGATCATCTTTCGTCCACGCGCAGAAACGGGCTCGCTTCCATGGTCAAACAACTCAAACTCTTTGCGCTGGCGCACACGGGAAGCGCATAA
- a CDS encoding DUF59 domain-containing protein: MEETTSIAQEDLEAKVIEVLKSIYDPEIPVNIYDLGLIYEIRVKERSVFVRMTLTAPNCPVADILPQQVEAAVGMLPEVDESTVFLTFDPPFTPDMMSEEARLELGFM, from the coding sequence ATGGAAGAAACCACATCCATAGCGCAGGAAGACCTGGAAGCGAAGGTCATCGAGGTGCTGAAGAGCATCTACGACCCGGAGATTCCGGTGAACATTTACGATCTCGGACTCATCTACGAGATCCGGGTGAAGGAGCGGTCTGTCTTCGTCAGGATGACCCTGACTGCACCAAATTGCCCGGTCGCCGACATTCTCCCGCAACAGGTCGAGGCCGCCGTCGGCATGCTCCCGGAAGTGGACGAATCGACGGTATTTTTGACCTTCGATCCGCCTTTCACCCCGGACATGATGTCCGAGGAGGCGCGGCTCGAATTGGGCTTCATGTAA